The following are encoded together in the Leguminivora glycinivorella isolate SPB_JAAS2020 chromosome 18, LegGlyc_1.1, whole genome shotgun sequence genome:
- the LOC125236136 gene encoding uncharacterized protein LOC125236136, producing the protein MKQRGPYSPYLGSSTPEKIMKPKLSVISPNPAVKSVMKLYYIQSYLERMNPQSNLIDLIKQMIANKLAGLPEIFSTEPISRWCGINYGGSYEHRFRASSQKRSALYALSTTLATHISINTNQLGQALRGQEDYNLFFQELFLYIQNYAAEAATCDARIPEEYGVPLMCPQCTYLITDPQVQMERSPNIGVAREIEYNPCYLLDGDRERNIRDCVAAMSVDLGRKLANTLDRHTDVHDEKESIGLSKTNDCTDRLASNLMTEFRSASLPYLIVGLMQGSVDLTNYLHGKTFVYPKGMFDHLAYLILNGGRENEVIRWLQIPPLKHAIFTQPRSLSGVLAESVKKHITEHARDYYEATLTIFFASDTLGYQQHVWNLYLKKYLDMTTTMSKFEKAGALSVTRVHEQGARRWLDLCPVVALNGYSNFYGFDQAIAILVWRDLKGEFTEHLSPALPLADTIDQKLSTKANISRLTSGFLAYPARKSPCYAFSESILRRTGSDNAASLPRPADTPEASRPREPSSLPGPGEPGSNGPVAAPADHRATDSHRGTNATTGRTTASNDGTGNPAAQHTSTDHAVYKGT; encoded by the exons ATGAAGCAAAGAGGCCCGTACTCTCCGTACCTAGGATCCTCGACCCCGGAAAAGATAATGAAGCCCAAGCTGTCAGTGATCAGCCCTAACCCAGCAGTTAAATCAGTAATGAAATTGTATTACATACAATCCTATTTAGAGAGGATGAACCCTCAGAGTAATTTAATAGATTTGATTAAGCAGATGATTGCGAACAAACTGGCAGGGCTGCCTGAGATTTTCTCAACAGAGCCTATATCAAGATGGTGCGGGATTAACTATGGTGGTAGTTACGAACACCGTTTTAGAGCCTCATCCCAGAAGCGTTCGGCCTTGTATGCACTCTCGACAACATTGGCGACCCATATAAGCATAAACACAAATCAGTTGGGGCAGGCACTCAGAGGTCAGGAAGATTACAACTTATTTTTCCAGGAGCTTTTCCTTTACATCCAAAACTATGCCGCCGAAGCAGCTACCTGTGATGCTCGAATTCCAGAAGAGTACGGTGTTCCGCTTATGTGTCCGCAATGTACCTACTTGATCACAGACCCGCAAGTCCAGATGGAGCGTAGTCCGAACATAGGAGTAGCAAGAGAAATTGAGTACAATCCTTGCTATTTACTAGATGGTGATAGAGAAAGAAACATCCGGGACTGTGTTGCAGCTATGTCAGTTGACCTGGGACGTAAATTGGCCAACACGctagacagac atacagatgTTCACGATGAGAAAGAGTCAATAGGCCTGAGCAAAACTAATGACTGCACTGACAGGCTTGCGAGTAACTTGATGACAGAGTTTCGCTCAGCGAGCCTACCTTACTTGATCGTAGGATTAATGCAAGGAAGTGTCGACTTGACAAACTACCTTCATGGCAAAACATTTGTCTATCCGAAGGGAATGTTTGACCATTTAGCCTATCTAATATTAAATGGCGGTCGCGAGAATGAAGTCATTAGGTGGCTCCAAATTCCACCTTTAAAGCATGCAATATTTACCCAACCTAGGAGTCTATCCGGAGTCTTGGCGGAATCTGTCAAGAAACACATAACAGAACACGCGCGTGACTACTATGAGGCAACCTTGACGATATTCTTTGCTTCAGACACTCTTGGGTATCAGCAACACGTTTGGAActtatatttaaagaaatacttGGATATGACAACGACGATGAGCAAATTCGAAAAAGCAGGAGCTCTATCCGTCACACGCGTTCACGAGCAGGGAGCAAGGCGATGGCTTGACCTGTGCCCTGTAGTGGCACTGAATGGGTATTCAAACTTCTACGGGTTCGACCAGGCAATTGCAATCCTGGTCTGGCGAGACCTGAAGGGTGAGTTCACTGAGCATCTTTCACCTGCACTGCCTCTTGCTGATACGATCGACCAGAAGCTGTCTACCAAGGCAAACATATCTCGCTTGACGTCAGGGTTTCTCGCTTACCCGGCAAGGAAATCACCATGCTATGCCTTTAGTGAATCAATTCTGAGACGAACAGGAAGCGACAA CGCGGCCAGCCTACCAAGACCCGCCGACACACCAGAGGCGAGCAGGCCAAGGGAACCCTCCAGCCTGCCAGGACCAGGCGAGCCAGGCTCCAACGGCCCCGTCGCAGCCCCCGCGGACCATCGTGCGACCGATAGCCACCGTGGCACCAATGCCACCACGGGCCGCACAACTGCCTCAAACGACGGCACAGGAAATCCCGCCGCTCAGCACACCAGCACAGACCACGCCGTTTACAAGGGCACGTAG